The Nocardia higoensis genome window below encodes:
- a CDS encoding type II toxin-antitoxin system HicA family toxin codes for MLQILKKELGYRAVPHSGPGSHTWLEAEGRPRIRWAFHNGVEIPAVIVRDILVKQAGLTVEEAKEVLGVD; via the coding sequence ATGCTCCAGATCCTCAAGAAGGAGCTCGGCTACCGCGCGGTACCGCACAGTGGACCTGGCAGTCATACTTGGCTGGAGGCAGAGGGTCGTCCCAGGATCCGCTGGGCCTTCCACAACGGAGTCGAGATCCCCGCTGTGATCGTCCGCGACATCCTCGTCAAACAGGCCGGCCTGACCGTCGAGGAAGCGAAGGAGGTGCTCGGTGTCGACTGA